In Saimiri boliviensis isolate mSaiBol1 chromosome 12, mSaiBol1.pri, whole genome shotgun sequence, one genomic interval encodes:
- the KREMEN2 gene encoding kremen protein 2 isoform X1 produces MGTQAAQGFLLLLFLPLLQPRGASAGSLHSPGLSECFQVNGADYRGHQNRTGPRGAGRPCLFWDQTQQHSYSSASDPQGRWGLGAHNFCRNPDGDVQPWCYVAETEEGIYWRYCDIPTCHMPGYLGCFVDSGAPPSLSGPSGTSTKLTVQVCLRFCRMKGYQLAGVEAGYACFCGSESDLARGRLAPATDCDQICFGHPGQLCGGDGRLGVYEVSVGSCQGNWTAPQGVIYSPDFPDEYGPDRNCSWALGPPGAALELTFRLFELADSRDRLELRDAASGRLLRAFDGARPPPPGPLRLGTAALLLTFRSDARGYAQGFALTYRGLPDAAEDPGPPEGSAQTPAAPLDGANVSCSPRPGAPQAAMRARVFSTVTAVSVLLLLLLGLLRPLRRRSCLPAPGKGPPALGPSRGPRRSWAVWYRRPRGVALPCPPGDLQAEGPATGYRPLSASSQSSLRSLISAL; encoded by the exons ATGGGGACACAGGCTGCGCAGGGCTTCCTCCTTCTACTCTTCCTCCCACTGCTACAGCCGCGTGGGGCATCGGCGGGGAGCCTGCACAGTCCAG GCCTGTCCGAGTGCTTCCAGGTGAATGGGGCTGACTACCGCGGCCACCAGAACCGCACTGGCCCGCGCGGGGCCGGCCGCCCGTGCCTCTTCTGGGATCAGACACAGCAACACAGCTACAGCAGCGCCAGCGACCCCCAGGGCCGCTGGGGGCTGGGCGCACACAACTTCTGCCG taACCCAGACGGCGATGTGCAGCCGTGGTGCTACGTGGCAGAAACAGAGGAGGGAATCTACTGGCGCTATTGCGACATCCCCACATGTCACA TGCCCGGCTACCTGGGCTGCTTCGTGGACTCCGGGGCGCCCCCATCCCTCAGCGGCCCCAGCGGCACCTCCACGAAGCTCACGGTCCAGGTGTGCCTTCGCTTCTGCCGCATGAAGGGCTACCAG CTGGCGGGCGTGGAGGCCGGTTATGCCTGCTTCTGTGGCTCTGAAAGCGACCTGGCCCGGGGACGCCTGGCCCCCGCCACCGACTGTGACCAGATCTGCTTCGGCCACCCCGGACAGCTGTGCGGCGGCGATGGGCGGCTGGGCGTCTATGAAG TGTCTGTGGGCTCCTGCCAGGGGAACTGGACCGCGCCTCAGGGCGTCATCTACTCCCCGGACTTTCCGGACGAGTACGGGCCGGACCGGAACTGCAGCTGGGCCCTGGGCCCGCCGGGCGCCGCGCTGGAACTCACCTTCCGTCTCTTCGAGCTGGCCGACTCGCGCGACCGGCTGGAGCTTCGCGACGCGGCTTCGGGCAGACTGCTCCGCGCCTTCGACGGcgcccgcccgccgccgcccGGGCCACTACGCCTGGGCACCGCCGCGCTGCTGCTCACCTTCCGCAGCGACGCGCGCGGCTACGCGCAGGGCTTCGCGCTCACCTATCGCG GGCTGCCGGACGCTGCCGAGGACCCCGGGCCCCCTGAGGGCTCGGCCCAGACCCCCGCAGCGCCCCTCGACGGGGCCAACGTGAGCTGCAGCCCCAGGCCTGGGGCTCCGCAGGCCGCGATGCGGG CCCGGGTCTTCTCGACGGTGACGGCTGTCTcggtgttgctgctgctgctcctagGGCTGCTGCGTCCGCTGCGCCGACG GAGCTGTCTGCCGGCTCCGGGAAAAGGGCCCCCGGCGCTGGGGCCTTCCCGGGGCCCCAGAAGAAGCTGGGCCGTGTGGTACCGACGGCCCCGAGGggtggccctgccctgcccccccGGGGACCTCCAGGCTGAGGGTCCTGCGACAGGCTACCGGCCTCTGAGTGCCTCCAGCCAGAGCTCCCTGCGCTCCCTCATCTCTGCTCTCTGA
- the PAQR4 gene encoding progestin and adipoQ receptor family member 4: MAFLAGPRLLDWASSPPHLQFNKFVLTGYRPASSGSGCLRSLFYLHNELGNIYTHGLALLGFLVLVPMTMPWGQLGKDGWLGGTHCVACLAPPAGSVLYHLFMCHQGGSAVYARLLALDMCGVCLVNTLGALPIIHCTLACRPWLRPAALVGYTLLSGVAGWRALTAPSTSARLRAFGWQAAARLLVFGARGVGLGSGAPGSLPCYLRMDALALLGGLVNVARLPERWGPGRFDYWGNSHQIMHLLSVGSILQLHAGVVPDLLWAAHHACPQD; encoded by the exons ATGGCATTCCTGGCCGGGCCGCGCCTGCTGGACTGGGCCAGCTCGCCGCCGCACCTGCAGTTCAATAAGTTCGTACTGACCGGATACCGGCCCGCCAGCAGCGGCTCGGGCTGCCTGCGCAGCCTCTTCTACCTGCACAACGAACTGGGCAACATCTACACGCACG GGCTGGCTCTGCTGGGTTTCCTGGTGCTGGTGCCGATGACCATGCCCTGGGGTCAGCTGGGCAAGGATGGCTGGCTGGGGGGCACACACTGCGTGGCCTGCCTGGCACCTCCTGCAGGCTCCGTGCTCTATCACCTCTTTATGTGCCATCAAGGGGGCAGCGCTGTGTATGCCCGGCTCCTCGCTCTGGACATGTGTGGGGTCTGCCTTGTCAACACACTTG GGGCCCTGCCCATCATCCACTGCACCCTGGCCTGCAGGCCCTGGCTGCGCCCAGCTGCCCTGGTGGGCTACACCTTGCTGTCGGGTGTGGCTGGTTGGCGTGCCCTCACCGCCCCCTCCACCAGTGCTCGGCTCCGGGCATTTGGGTGGCAGGCTGCTGCCCGCCTGTTGGTGTTTGGAGCCCGGGGAGTTGGGCTGGGCTCAGGGGCTCCGGGCTCCCTGCCCTGCTACCTACGCATGGACGCACTGGCGCTGCTTGGGGGGCTGGTAAACGTGGCCCGCCTGCCCGAACGCTGGGGACCCGGCCGCTTCGACTACTGGGGCAACTCTCACCAGATCATGCACCTGCTGAGCGTGGGCTCCATCCTACAGTTGCACGCTGGCGTCGTGCCCGACTTGCTCTGGGCTGCCCACCACGCCTGTCCCCAGGACTGA
- the KREMEN2 gene encoding kremen protein 2 isoform X2 has translation MGTQAAQGFLLLLFLPLLQPRGASAGSLHSPGLSECFQVNGADYRGHQNRTGPRGAGRPCLFWDQTQQHSYSSASDPQGRWGLGAHNFCRNPDGDVQPWCYVAETEEGIYWRYCDIPTCHMPGYLGCFVDSGAPPSLSGPSGTSTKLTVQVCLRFCRMKGYQLAGVEAGYACFCGSESDLARGRLAPATDCDQICFGHPGQLCGGDGRLGVYEVSVGSCQGNWTAPQGVIYSPDFPDEYGPDRNCSWALGPPGAALELTFRLFELADSRDRLELRDAASGRLLRAFDGARPPPPGPLRLGTAALLLTFRSDARGYAQGFALTYRGLPDAAEDPGPPEGSAQTPAAPLDGANVSCSPRPGAPQAAMRGAVCRLREKGPRRWGLPGAPEEAGPCGTDGPEGWPCPAPPGTSRLRVLRQATGL, from the exons ATGGGGACACAGGCTGCGCAGGGCTTCCTCCTTCTACTCTTCCTCCCACTGCTACAGCCGCGTGGGGCATCGGCGGGGAGCCTGCACAGTCCAG GCCTGTCCGAGTGCTTCCAGGTGAATGGGGCTGACTACCGCGGCCACCAGAACCGCACTGGCCCGCGCGGGGCCGGCCGCCCGTGCCTCTTCTGGGATCAGACACAGCAACACAGCTACAGCAGCGCCAGCGACCCCCAGGGCCGCTGGGGGCTGGGCGCACACAACTTCTGCCG taACCCAGACGGCGATGTGCAGCCGTGGTGCTACGTGGCAGAAACAGAGGAGGGAATCTACTGGCGCTATTGCGACATCCCCACATGTCACA TGCCCGGCTACCTGGGCTGCTTCGTGGACTCCGGGGCGCCCCCATCCCTCAGCGGCCCCAGCGGCACCTCCACGAAGCTCACGGTCCAGGTGTGCCTTCGCTTCTGCCGCATGAAGGGCTACCAG CTGGCGGGCGTGGAGGCCGGTTATGCCTGCTTCTGTGGCTCTGAAAGCGACCTGGCCCGGGGACGCCTGGCCCCCGCCACCGACTGTGACCAGATCTGCTTCGGCCACCCCGGACAGCTGTGCGGCGGCGATGGGCGGCTGGGCGTCTATGAAG TGTCTGTGGGCTCCTGCCAGGGGAACTGGACCGCGCCTCAGGGCGTCATCTACTCCCCGGACTTTCCGGACGAGTACGGGCCGGACCGGAACTGCAGCTGGGCCCTGGGCCCGCCGGGCGCCGCGCTGGAACTCACCTTCCGTCTCTTCGAGCTGGCCGACTCGCGCGACCGGCTGGAGCTTCGCGACGCGGCTTCGGGCAGACTGCTCCGCGCCTTCGACGGcgcccgcccgccgccgcccGGGCCACTACGCCTGGGCACCGCCGCGCTGCTGCTCACCTTCCGCAGCGACGCGCGCGGCTACGCGCAGGGCTTCGCGCTCACCTATCGCG GGCTGCCGGACGCTGCCGAGGACCCCGGGCCCCCTGAGGGCTCGGCCCAGACCCCCGCAGCGCCCCTCGACGGGGCCAACGTGAGCTGCAGCCCCAGGCCTGGGGCTCCGCAGGCCGCGATGCGGG GAGCTGTCTGCCGGCTCCGGGAAAAGGGCCCCCGGCGCTGGGGCCTTCCCGGGGCCCCAGAAGAAGCTGGGCCGTGTGGTACCGACGGCCCCGAGGggtggccctgccctgcccccccGGGGACCTCCAGGCTGAGGGTCCTGCGACAGGCTACCGGCCTCTGA
- the PKMYT1 gene encoding membrane-associated tyrosine- and threonine-specific cdc2-inhibitory kinase: MLERPPALAMPVPTEGTPLPLSGTPVPVPAYFRHAEPGFSLKRPGGLSRSLPPPPPAKGSIPISRLFPPRTPRWHQLRPRRVSFRGEASETLQSPGYDPSRPESFFQQNFQRLSRLGHGSYGEVFKVRSKEDGQLYAVKRSMSPFRGPKDRARKLAEVGGHEKVGQHPRCVRLEQAWEEGGILYLQTELCGPSLQQHCEAWGASLPETQVWGYLRDTLLALAHLHGQGLVHLDVKPANIFLGPRGRCKLGDFGLLVELGTAGAGEVQEGDPRYMAPELLQGSYGTAADVFSLGLTILEVACNMELPHGGEGWQQLRQGYLPPEFTAGLSSELRSVLVMMLEPDPKLRATAEALLALPVLRQPRAWGALWYMAAEALSRGWALWQALLALLCWLWHGLAHPTSWLQPPGPPATPPGSPPCSLLLDSSLSSNWDDDSLGPTLSPEAVLARASGSTSTPRSRCMPRDALDLSDIDSEPPRGSFPSFEPRNLLSLFEDTLDPT, from the exons ATGCTAGAAC GGCCTCCTGCGCTGGCCATGCCTGTGCCCACGGAGGGCACCCCACTGCCCCTGAGTGGCACTCCTGTCCCAGTCCCAGCTTACTTCCGCCATGCAGAACCTGGCTTCTCCCTCAAGAGGCCCGGGGGGCTCAGCCGGAGCCTCCCACCTCCGCCCCCTGCTAAGGGCAGCATCCCCATCAGCCGCCTCTTCCCTCCTCGGACCCCACGCTGGCACCAGCTGCGTCCCCGGCGGGTGTCATTCCGGGGCGAAGCCTCAGAGACCCTGCAGAGCCCTGGATATGACCCAAGCCGGCCAGAGTCCTTCTTCCAGCAGAACTTCCAGAGGCTCAGCCGCCTGGGCCATGGCTCCTATGGAGAGGTCTTCAAG GTGCGCTCCAAGGAGGACGGCCAGCTCTATGCAGTAAAGCGTTCCATGTCACCATTCCGGGGTCCCAAGGACCGGGCCCGCAAGCTGGCCGAGGTGGGCGGCCATGAGAAGGTGGGGCAGCACCCGCGCTGCGTACGGCTGGAGCaggcctgggaggagggaggcatCCTGTACCTGCAGACGGAGCTGTGTGGACCCAGCCTGCAGCAGCACTGTGAGGCCTGGGGCGCCAGCCTGCCCGAGACCCAGGTCTGGGGCTACCTGCGGGACACGCTGCTTGCCCTGGCCCACCTGCATGGCCAGGGCCTGGTGCACCTTGATGTGAAGCCTGCTAACATCTTCCTGGGTCCTCGGGGCCGCTGCAAGCTGGGTGACTTTGGACTGCTGGTGGAGCTGGGTACAGCAGGAGCTGGCGAGGTTCAGGAGGGAGATCCCCGATACATGGCCCCTGAGCTACTTCAGGGCTCCTATGGAACAGCAGCGGACGTGTTCAG TCTGGGCCTCACCATCTTGGAAGTAGCATGCAACATGGAGCTGCCCCACGGTGGAGAGGGCTGGCAGCAGCTGCGCCAGGGCTACCTGCCCCCCGAGTTCACTGCTG GTCTGTCTTCCGAGCTGCGTTCTGTCCTTGTCATGATGCTGGAGCCGGACCCCAAGCTGCGGGCCACGGCCGAGGCCCTGCTGGCACTGCCTGTGTTGAGGCAGCCGAGGGCCTGGGGTGCGTTGTGGTATATGGCAGCGGAGGCCCTGAGCCGAGGGTGGGCCCTGTGGCAG GCCCTGCTTGCCCTACTGTGTTGGCTCTGGCATGGGCTGGCTCACCCTACTAGCTGGCTGCAGCCCCCGGGCCCGccagccaccccacctggctcaCCACCCTGTAGCCTGCTCCTGGACAGCAGCCTCTCCAGCAACTGGGACGACGACAGCTTAGG GCCCACACTCTCCCCTGAGGCTGTCCTGGCCCGGGCTTCGGGGAGCACCTCCACCCCCCGGAGCAGGTGCATGCCCAG ggATGCCCTGGACCTAAGTGACATCGACTCAGAGCCTCCTCGGGGCTCCTTCCCCTCCTTTGAGCCTCGGAATCTCCTCAGCCTGTTTGAGGACACCCTAGACCCAACCTGA